CGGCTCCGACGCACGGGTGGACGCGATCTCCTGGGCCAACCTCGCGCGAGCGCTCACCGATCTCGGGCGCTATGACGAAGCGTTGCCGCTGGTCGAGCGGGCGATGCGGCTGGCGCGCCAGCGGGGGGACGCCGTCGTGGCGGACCAGGCCCAGCTCCAGGCCGCCAGGACCAACGTGCTCGCGGGCCGTCTCGATCGGGGCGAGGCGCTCCTCGTGGACGTCGAGGCCCGCTTCCGCAGGATGTTCCCGCCCACCCATGCCGCCTTCGCGACCGTGGCGATCGACCGCGTGCGTATCGCGCTCGCGCGCCAGCGCCTCGAGGAGGCGTCGCGCCTGGCCGAGGCCGCCGTTGCCTTCATGGAGAGCGATCCGCGACTCGCCGGGTCGATTCCGTCCGCGCTGCGGATGCGGGCCCTGGTACGCTTGCGCCGCGGCGACGTCCCGGGGGCCCTCGCGGACGCGGAGCGGGCCCTCTCCCTCGTCCAGGCCGCCACCACCGGCCGTCAGGCGTCGACCACCGTCGCCCTGGCCTACCTGACGCTCGGCGAGGCGCTGGCCGCGGCCGGACGGAGCGAGGAGGCCCGTGCGGCCCTCGACGAGTCGCTGCGGGCGACCACTGACGCGGCCGGCGCCGATCACCCGAACGCGAAGCGCGCGCGCGAGGTGCTGGCCGGTCTGTGAGGGGCGCCGCCGGAGGACGGCGTGCCGCGGCGGGCCGCCCACGCCACCTGACGATTACCGATCAGCCGGAACGGGTGCCGCGGGCCGCGCCGTCCCCGTTCGGGGCCGTGCTACGCTGCGCAGGGCGCACGTCGCGCGCCGGGAACAGCCTGGCTGGAATCCGCGTCGAATCGCCAGGGGTTGCCGACGCGCCCTCCCGCCAAGCCGCCTCTCCGGCGCCGGCGACCACCGGAAGGTTCCTGTCCCATGCGAACGTTGGGTCTCCTCACCATCGGCTCCGTGCTCGCCACCAGCGTGCTCGTGGGTCCGGCCGCGGCGCAGTCGGCGCCGGAGCCCGCCACACGAGCAGCCGAGATCGCGGCCGCCCAGAGCGAGAAAGCCCAGGCGCTCGAGCCCTACGAGCCGACCAGGGGCGAGGCGCTCGTCATCAAGGCCGAGGAGTTCCTGAACAACACGTTCCGCTACTGGCACCCGTACCTCACGCCGGCGTACCAGGGCGGCGGATTCGCCCCCGGCGCCGGGTACACGTTCTACACGAGCCCCTACACCACGCTGGACCTCCGGGGCAGCTACTCCATCCGGGCCTACAAGCGGGCGGAGGCCGTGTTCTCGGCACCCCGCCTGCTCAGCCGGCGTGCGTCGCTCGAGATCGCGGGTGGCTGGCGCGAGGCCACGCAGGTGGCCTTCTTCGGCCTGGGCAGCGACAGCCGGAAGGACGACCGCACCAACTTCGGGTTCGAGCAGCCGTACGCGTCGGCCTCCTTCACCGTCAGGCCGGCCCGTAAGGTGCTGACGCTCGAGGCCGGCGCCGAGTGGACCCAGTGGAAGACCCGGGCGGCCAGCGGCGGCCGGTCGCCGTCCATCGAGACGCGATACACCGCCGACGACCTGCCTGGCCTCGGCGCCGACGTGACCTACCTGCACGCGCAGGGGAAGGTGGCCCTCGACTGGCGGCCCGAACCCGGCTACGCCAGGCGCGGCACCTACCTCGGCGTCACGGCGCACGAGTACCGCGACACCGACAACCGCTACGGGTTCCGCCAGATGGACTACGACGTGGTGCAGCACGTGCCGATCCTGCGGGAGGCCTGGGTCGTCTCGCTCCACGGCCAGCTCACGCAGACCGACGCCAAGCACGGGCAGGACGTGCCCTACTTCCTGCGGCCGTGGCTCGGGGGAGGCACGACCATCCGCGGCATCAACAGCTTCCGCTATCGCGACAGGAACGCGCTGCTGCTGCAGGCGGAGTGGCGGATCATGGTCAACCGGTTCATGGACACCGCGGTCTTCTACGACGCGGGGCAGGTGGCGGCGAAGGTGGGGCAGTTCGGCACGCGATCGATGGCGGGCTCGTACGGCTTCGGTGTCCGCGTCCACACGCTGGTCAACACGGCGATGCGGATCGACCTGGCGAAGAGCCGCGAAGGCTTCGCCGTCGTCTTCGCCTCCGGCGCGGCGTTCTGAGGCGAGGACCCAGATGGCCACCCCGACCCGACCGACCGCCGCCCCGCGGGGCCTCCGCACGGGCCTTCTCGCCGCCGCCCTCGTGGGCGTCCTGTCCGCGCCGGCGTCGATGCAGCGGCCGCGCTTCTACCCCGACGATCCCATCCAGCGAGCCCCGGAGACGCAGGACGCCTCGAAGGCCGCGCCGTATGAGCAGCCGGACATGTACGAGATGGTCCGGAACCTGTTCGCGAACCCCCGCTACGAGCCCAAGGGCGTGCGGGCCCGGAACCTCAACACCGTCGACGAGGTGCCCGACTCGAGCTGGTTCGTCGACCGCATCGGCCGGCAGCCGGTGAGCCCCGACGAGCTGATGCGGGGCCCGCTGGTGGACCAGCCGCCCGATCCGTCGCGGTGGACGCTCGTGCGCGAGAAGACGGCCGGCGCCCATCCGGGCTTCACGGCCCGGGACGCCCGCGGCGACACCTATTTCCTCGAGTTCGACCCGCCGTACTTCCCCGAAGGCGCCACCGGGGCCGTCTCGATCGCGACCAAGATCTTCTGGGCGCTCGGGTACAACCAGGTGCAGTCGTACCTGACCACGTTCGATCCGCGGCACATCGCGTTCGAGCCGACCGCGACGCTGAAGCGGCCCAACGGCGAGCGGACGCCGTTCACGCGGGACGACGTGAACGAGATCCTCGAGCGCGTGCACCGCAGTCCCGACGGCACCTACCGTGTGATCGCGGGCCGCCTGCTTCCGGGACGCGTGCTGGGCGGCTTCCGCTACGAGGGCACCCGTCCCGACGATCCGAACGACATCGTGCCGCACGAGCACCGCCGCGAGCTGCGGGCGCTGAGGGTCTTCGGCGCGTGGACGAACCTGACCGACTGGAAGGACGCCAACACGCTCGACACCGTGGTGACCGAGAACGGCCGGTCGATCATCCGGCACTACCTGCAGGACGTCGGCTCCACGTTCGGCATGTGCAACGACCTCCACGAGTGGGACCTGAGCTACGAGCACTTCATCGAGCGCAATTCGTCGCTGAAGCGCCTGTTCTCGTTC
The genomic region above belongs to Vicinamibacterales bacterium and contains:
- a CDS encoding BamA/TamA family outer membrane protein; the protein is MRTLGLLTIGSVLATSVLVGPAAAQSAPEPATRAAEIAAAQSEKAQALEPYEPTRGEALVIKAEEFLNNTFRYWHPYLTPAYQGGGFAPGAGYTFYTSPYTTLDLRGSYSIRAYKRAEAVFSAPRLLSRRASLEIAGGWREATQVAFFGLGSDSRKDDRTNFGFEQPYASASFTVRPARKVLTLEAGAEWTQWKTRAASGGRSPSIETRYTADDLPGLGADVTYLHAQGKVALDWRPEPGYARRGTYLGVTAHEYRDTDNRYGFRQMDYDVVQHVPILREAWVVSLHGQLTQTDAKHGQDVPYFLRPWLGGGTTIRGINSFRYRDRNALLLQAEWRIMVNRFMDTAVFYDAGQVAAKVGQFGTRSMAGSYGFGVRVHTLVNTAMRIDLAKSREGFAVVFASGAAF